The Zygotorulaspora mrakii chromosome 3, complete sequence genome includes a region encoding these proteins:
- the ATP17 gene encoding F1F0 ATP synthase subunit f (similar to Saccharomyces cerevisiae ATP17 (YDR377W); ancestral locus Anc_5.451): MLVKRALSTLIPPKVASTKNIGSAPNAKRIANVVQFYKSLPQGPAAQIKPSGVIGRYKAKYFDGNNASGKPLWHLAVSILLMGYSLEYYFHLRHHKDGAAH, from the coding sequence ATGCTTGTTAAACGCGCGTTATCCACTTTGATCCCCCCAAAGGTTGCTTCCACTAAGAATATTGGTTCAGCCCCAAACGCCAAGCGTATTGCTAATGTCGTTCAATTTTACAAGTCTCTACCACAAGGGCCAGCTGCGCAGATAAAGCCATCTGGCGTGATTGGCAGATATAAGGCTAAATACTTTGATGGTAACAATGCCTCCGGTAAACCATTGTGGCATTTGGCCGTTAGCATTTTGTTAATGGGTTACTCCTTGGAATACTACTTCCATCTAAGACACCATAAGGATGGCGCTGCGCACTGA
- the LSM6 gene encoding U4/U6-U5 snRNP complex subunit LSM6 (similar to Saccharomyces cerevisiae LSM6 (YDR378C); ancestral locus Anc_5.452), translating to MAVGPASAEGSTSVSSQFLSDIIGRPVNVKLYSGMLYRGRLESIDGFMNVALSSATEHYESGTNGLLKNYDSDVFLRGTQVMYISEV from the coding sequence ATGGCAGTAGGTCCAGCCAGTGCGGAAGGGTCAACAAGCGTATCCTCCCAGTTTTTGTCAGACATCATCGGCAGACCGGTAAATGTCAAGTTATACTCTGGAATGCTGTATAGAGGAAGATTGGAGTCAATTGACGGATTTATGAACGTGGCGCTTTCGAGTGCCACAGAGCACTACGAAAGTGGAACTAATGGACTTCTGAAGAATTATGATTCTGACGTTTTCCTAAGAGGTACGCAGGTTATGTATATTAGCGAAGTATAG